ttttcccaaatgaaaacAAACCAAGAATAAATACATAATTCCTATATACAAGTCTAAGGAAATATCCTATATTTTGAGACTTTTCGTGTTTGTATGGAATAGGGATCAGCATAATCTATATATCAAGATTACCTATGCCATATAATATGTGCACACAGAGGTATAATGGTAGAATAGGAAAATGCTTGAGAGAAATTTAGACAACTTAGGTCTGCTAGTTGCTATGCTTTCttgccttttgttcttttaagtCACCTTCCAACTCCTTAGTTCTGTAATTACTCTTCATTATTTGAAtacttatttttcagttttaggGATGTTTAGTTACACATGGTAATCATTCAGTCAGTCAATGAACAGGGTTTATTAGATGCTAGTAGTCCATCAGGCATCGTGctaggtgctagagatacaaagacaaaaatggcaatagttcctgtcctcaaggggaGATGATACCTacacataaaaatacataaaaaataaatacaaagtaatatttTTTGGAGGCACAGCTGGGATGAACAGGATCTTAAGTTCTCACATAAACGGTGGTGGTGAGCCTAGTTTTGAAGAAAGCTAGTGATTCTCAGAGACAGAGGTGAAGAATCAGCATATAGGGAACAGGATGTGCAAAGATACAGAGAAAGGAGATGAGTatcattgtaaataaaaaggccAGTGTGGTTGAACTGCAGTGTGTGTGAAGGGGAGAGATGTTTAAAGGTGATTGAAGTCAAGTGGTAAAGGATTCTAAATCCCAAATGGATGAGGCACTGGGGAACTAGAATTCTGAGTAAGAGAGTAACATGGTTAAATTTGTGATTTAGGAACTTTTCTTTGGCAGCTacgtggaagatggattggagaagggagacCTGAGTAGAGATATCAAGTAGGAGGCTAGTCTTAAGAGATGACAAGGGCTTGAATTTGAGTAGGGCCATGTAAGCAGAAAAATGGAGATGGATGTGACACATATGGAAAAGAATTAACAAATGttggcaactaattggatatATAGGGCAAGGGAAACTGAAAAAGGCAGTGATGACTGTAAGGTAGTGAACCTAAATGAATTAGATGAATGATAATGCCTTCCATAGATATAGGCAAATTTGGTAGtgatggggggggaagggaatgagTCATATTTCATACATGAAATATGGAGCTCAAGAAATAATAGGCCTGAATAAACTTAGATTTGGGATTCATTTGTATAAACAATCATTAAACTCTTGGGAGCTAATGAGGTCACTGAGAATGACCAGGACAGCTAGGAGGGCAGGATATGGATGATTATCCAATAAATGAGACCAAGTAGACAGGAGGAACCCAGGAAAGGAAGTTAGTACTGTCAGAGGGTGCTGAGAGGTtgaggatgaggactgagaaaagctTTTCAGATTTTGTAACTATAAAATTATAGATAACATTGGACTGTTAACAGATACcgtgtaagctctttgaaaacaaggatttttttttttttatttttgtctttgtatctctagtgtctAACACAGTGCCTTTCACATGGCAgatatttaatagatgcttgATAATGAACTTAGTAAGggcagaagccagattgcaagggATTGAATGAGAGAGGAAATAAAGCATTATTTATAGACATTTTCCCCTAGGATTTTTGTTGTAAAGAGAAGGGAACTGTAggatcaagtgagggttttttgttttgttttgttttaataaggaTGGGAAATTTAGACAGCAAGGAAGGAGCTATTAAATAGGAAgagatcaaatgaaacaaatattaaCTGCTTATATATTCTAGGCATTGTGCatacaaagaccaaaataaaatcatccttgccttcaaggaattcaTATTCTTTCTGGGCAATTGAGTATAGatgtaaaatatagataaaaccATAGTGAGGGGCACtaacaggtgtgtgtgtgtgtataccagaaaaggcttcatgtaggagAGAGTGCTTGAGTTGAGTTTTGAATGAAGGGATTCTAAgaagaagagataaggaaaacaTGCACTCCAGGCACAGGGTGGATAGGTGGTGCAGTCATGGAGATGAAAGGAGTAATGGCAAAAGGTGGTCAGTTAGGCTGAATATAGAGTGCAGGAATGAGAGTAATGTATAGTAAGTTTAGAAAGGTATGGTAGGGTCAGATTGTGAagatttttaaatgccaaacacaaTAGTTgaaaagaaatagggaatttACTGAATAAAGGATTGACAGACCAGACCTTCTGCTTTAGAAAAACAACTTTAGTAACTGTGTGGAAGATGAAAGTGaggagagagacttgagacagaaaAACATCTTTTAAGCTAGTGTACTAGGCCATTCAGGAGACAATGGGAGTTTGAAATAGGTGGATGGCTGTGATTAGAAAGGGTCACATCTAAATATGTTGTGGAGgtggaaaatgataaaatttagtGGAATGGAAAAAGTAGAAAGGGATGGGGTAGAGCAAGAAAGGCATCAAAAAGGTATGAGATGTCTTTCTGAGGATCATCTTTTCATCAGAGAATGTCTAGATTAAAAGTGCAGAGAATGCCAGGATGCTGAGAAGTTTTGAGATGTACAGTAGGGGAGAAGAGGCCTACAGACTTATAgacctccccctttctcccccatGAGTAAGGTAGAAATCTtaagaagagataaaaatctTTGCAGTACCCATTATGAAATATAGTATAGGTAATCAATTCAGGAGTAAAAGCCATGCTAATACTGAAAGTTCAGTTGGAATTAAGTATTTCCACTGGACTTAGTCAGCTTCAAACCATACTCATTATGTGAGGCCAGGTTAacattgagaaagagaaaaatgaattgtAGCAAGAATAGGGGGGAAAACCTTGGAATTTACTGAGAGAGGGGGGCGAGCAAAGAATAGATTTAGTGTGGTACAGGGAGAGGTTCAGCCATTGGAGATTATGGTTAAATAAAGGAATTTAAGAATTCTTTATAGTGTAATACTAGGGTGAAATCGAAGATGGGACTAAGGTGGACTGAAGGTATAGGTAGATGATGAAGTTTGAAGACATTGAGGACATTGAGGACCTGGGAGACCAGGATGTTTTAGGGATTATCAGCATGAATGTTAATCTTATTCTTTTAACTGTTTTTCAATTCTAGATATATTTAACTTCAAATCATCATCTCATCTCAAAAATCTTATGCTAAGCAGAAGCATTGTGGTATAGAGTCAAAGAACCTGGGTTAAAACACTGGCTctgatatatattattattacttgtgAGCAAGGTACTACAGGTACTTGCAACTAACTCTGCAACTTGGTTTTCTCGTCTACAAAATAAGCAGACTGAATTATCTAAGGTAGtaggaggtttaaaaaaaaaaaaaagtagtcctATGGATTGAGATATACCTCACTtagaaataaaaggtttttttttctctttttttgaactTAATGAACAAATTAATGTGTAGACTGTATTTGCAAAGGAATCCATTACATGTTTCTTTTAACCAAGAGGCCAATTGTGTTTCACATAAGACATTATCAAGCATATGTATACTGTTAAAAGAAACCTTACATCATCGCATATCCTACATATATTCCAAAAGCCTTAAATGAAAACTGGTAGAATTGTTAAAATCCCTCTATCTTTATTGGATAAAGTCAAATACAATACTGCAGAGCTAATAATTTTCAAAGCCAAAGGCTGTTTAATACTCCCAAACAACTGTGCCTGTTACAGCCCAAACTATACCAGCCTTCTTTTTTGACTCAAGTCCAAGAAGGGCTATGCTGGGCAAAATTTCATCTAATACTTTCCTCACTGATGGGAGTCTTGTCTGACTACTACATTTTAAAGCAAATGTTCCCATCTTTAATGATAGATTGTCAAGATGTATTCTAATTAAAATGTTTAGAGTTACTGATATTTTGTGGTAAAAGGATTTGATATTCTAAAAAACCCAAGTCTGGAATATTCACTCAAAATCACCATGGCTTTGTTTTAGGTGAACACAAAATGGGAGTTGAACATCTCACCAATGCCATTTTAGTATGTGGGCAGCCACAGAAACTTCTGCAAGTTTTTAAACAAACACTGCCCCCTATGGTGTTTGATATGCTGATGCGCAAACTACCCCTGATATGCCAGGTACGTGTAGATTTTGTTCTTTTGCTGAAAACAAGGTGGgaaatagaaattttatattCATGTTCAAGGACCCTGAGGtgcattttttctaaaattggtcTAACAATTCTAGAgtaattaatgaattattttgttaagATGTGGTATAAGTTTGTCAACTTTTGAGATAagcttttacaaaaaaattatttgtaaatttatcaagaaaattttctcttttcccttaaaTTACATCACtagatcaaaatatatttttccttctgcCATTAATAGAAACACAAGTTACTTGAATTTACCTGAATAAGATAATTATTTGCTAGTTGTCTTATCAccagatgaaaaaatatttacaaaaaaactaTCCTCTTTTATGCTTGTGAATcaattgattttgatttttcataGATGCTAgtttcatttctatatttatttaagCCACCAGACTATTTTAGCTTTGGTTTATTTCATTTGGGAATATTTAGAGGGAAAATATGTATAACCCACAATTTTATTGGTGATAAATGAATTATGTATTGATGGTCTGACTTAATCATGCATGATGtttcattcttatattttgtATAAACATCATGGAATCTACTTTAGAGTATGGGTGTCAGTTGACATACCTCTTAATGCTAGTCACAGATAGCATTTTCCCTAGAGGCACAAGAAAAAGCTTAATACCCATCTGAgagaggaaggcaggaagggggggggggggggaaacaaggAAAAGTAAAGCGTGTGCATTGAAATAATCAGCAAATAACTCTTCTGTATTTACCAGCAATTTGAGGCAGAAATGCATGAACAGGAATGCCTTGAGGATGATCCTGAGTGAAAAATATTTCAGCTCTGTATCCAGATAAGATTCCAGTGGATACTATGGTAATTCTTAGTATAAACAGCTGCTTGTTGATAAAAATATGAACTTAAATGTTGCCACTTTACTTttggtaataaaaataatttttatgttatACATGATTAAACACATACTTTGCTTTAAAAGTAACAGTCACAGTTGAAGAAACAATGGTTTATTTTGCTAATCAAGTGGCCAGGATGTTGAATTGTAAGGCCCCAACACAGACTGCATCTTAATATTTTCACTGCACAATAAGACAAGATCTTGTATTTTGCTGATTCCAGATAAGAAGCACATTTGTTTCTCCAGTGGTTTCCACTTGCGAAATGCTCACAATCACTGATATGGTGAAAATATCCACAACAGTTTAAGATCAAAAGAACTCCCACTTCCAATGAAACAACTGTTGGCAATGCTTTAAGGAAAGGTCCATCCATTAACACTTTTCTATCGTGGTTGGCCAAGGAGTCCTGCTTTGGCAGCCAAAGCTTCATTCTGTTGAATATGATACTCTTGAAATCTCAAGGATATTCTTTgtgtcatttttaaatatttttgtaggcaGTGTTCTGAGCAGGTAGACTAGAAAAAAGGGACGAAGGCATTAAGAGAGATGacagtaaattttattttaaaattgatgtaTTCCAAAAACACAGATGGTTTTACTAAGACTTTGCATTATattgaaaacaaattaacaaatggATAGCAAATGGGGTTCAAGTTCTTTTGTGCTACTTTTAATTGGTACATTTCTCTAACTcattcaggatttttaaaaaagctaggGACAATAGCAAAAATAAGTGATTCTAACAACTCAAAAAACAGTGACACAACTTTCCTAAAAAAATGCTAAGCAAAAgcttgtaatggaaagaagcttATAACACTTTGTGCTTAAGTgaaatttaatttggaaaatcaaaagaaaaaaaaaaaagatgaggtcCATAGGTCTAATTCTGTAACATGTTACACTAAATTCAAGCTGGGCTATTTCTAAAAGCAGCATGAGTATTCTGGATCAATGGGAGGAGAATATGCCAAGTTTCTTTGATGTAGTTAATCGTATTTTGGTgaacagagaggaaaaaacatgACCTTAAGAATGGATAGAACAAACATCTTTTCTGACAAATTTGCCTTGATCATGTGAATGACTTGTTAACATGGAAATAAAATCAACTCAAATGTGAAGACTATTCAAAATTCTTAGAGTGATGGCACACAAAAGACTATGATTCAAAACGTAGTCctacaaattacagaaacatCATCAATAGAATACACTATTTAAGGGACTTATATATTTCGtttctttgaagaaaatgaaggcaTATGTCATTGGAAAAAGTTACATACCTCTTCAGGTTTGACCTCTCTTGTTGTGAAGTCTTTAACACAATCCAGAAAACAGGTTTCTGTGAGTTTATTGTAAGTTCCAAGAAATTCTTTGAACTGTGAACAAATTCAAAGTcagtcaattttcttttttttttttttctgttgtcctATTTTAGATTACTGGTCCTAGAAGTCATTTTTCAACTAAATGTGCCAAGAATCTAGAGTGAGTGGTATACAGAGTTCTAGTAAATAGGCAcagaattatataaaatgaaaaacaatcttttaaaaattcatcaattttgaaaaaaaaaaaaaaaaaaaaaaaaaaaaagtaaaaatacaaattttctattcaaatgTCATATCTTTTACAAATGAACAGAAATAAGGCCATAATTTTAATTTGCAAATTAAAGTTCaaattttgaactttatttttttgagtGTTTGCCAAAGAGGGGAGGggtaagaaggaggaaaagaaacatTTCTCTCATATTCTTGTCACTTGATTATCCTTTTTTGATATTctgaacaaatgaagaaacttctGGCCAAGTATGCATCTTTCGAtgtagttcccccccccccccttaaatGAATCTCACCTGTTTAATTTGATCAGTTTCTGATATTTGTGCAGCCATATTGTTTTTGATATGGGGATCTGTCACCTGtgttaaaaatacaacaaaaagaaaaaaaattaaactggagggaaaaaaacctcattgtctatatattttttatgttttctttcctgaGTTCTATCAGAACTTAAGCTTCTTAAGACAAAAGACTATATTTTTTGTTGGTCCAAGACAAAACAAGTAACTGTGCTGTATATTCCTAATTTACTAGCTAAAAtagttcatttctttcatttttctgtattAATTTATGGAATCATtcataacaaaatattaaatgcacTATCTATGAAAACTTTAAGATCTTTGATAACTTTTAAAGTTATCTCTGGAATTAATGGAACTAATGTGACTACTCCATTATTAGCTATTGAAACATGTAGGCTTATATCTTGGAAAAGCTGCTTAAACTAAAAAATCTCAAaagcatgattttttaaaacaaaaacaactataaTTCAATATTCACACTTCTGCTGAGAACTCTAAACTTGAAAATCCAAGGGTTCCCTTTAAAGATTATCTTCCAATAAAAGATAACTGCAGAAACTATGCGTACAATTTCTATtcagagaaaaattaattcaattaaactcTATAATTTGTaaagacaaaggagaaaattgaaaatagaaagattaaaataCCTCTTTTGAGTAGATGAATCTTTTCTTAACCACAAAGTTTTGCCTATTCTAAGTTGATAACATTTCAATAGAATCATAAAGTTTAGATAGAAGTAGGAGGGAAGGATCTCAAGAGATCTAGTCTAAAGTGGCCTAAAGACACATAAGGATCAGAAACaggtcatttaaaaatttttttttttttttttaaataacgaAGAGCTACCCAGAACACTAACCTGGACACTTCAGAACTTTCCCCAAGATCTACTCATTCCCTACCTATTCTAGTttaatcaattttcttttcctctccccatttaTCCATCTCCTCCTCTTGTGCTTCTTCATGACTCCTTAAAGAAGGCCAAAAGACACTGTCCTTTCAAAGAGTCCAAAAATTTTATAGCTTTAAGGTACTTCAGAGGCTATCACACCTACATTGCTGAGATTTGGAACAATTGTTTGTAGTCTGGCATACAGTCCAGCACATTCAGatgcacttattaaatgcttaatgaacTATGTCCAAACTttacatgccaaaaaaaaaagtaacttttaaGTGTCAGTGCTCATATAGTCAATGCTCGAAGACCAGTTCTTAACCAATCTCATTTCCTCAAATCAGTATTTGTCCCCCCCCTTTCCACTATTAACATACTCAATTTCAGACTCTCAGTACCTCACAATTAGTTCCCTACcctctccaatctatcttccaGAACACTGCTAAATTGCCAAACCCCCCCCCCTCCTTTTGTAGTGGtaatttctttttggggggagtgggATTGTGTTTTGAATTTAAGCATCAAGACATTCCCAGCCAAAAATGACATGGTAAATCTCCAATTCATATTGTTTGCTTTCAAAAAAGTAAACAATAACGCTATTCAttactttcaaaatttttttttttatcttcacttaaaacagattttttgggggggcattACTATTGCTAACTCCTCTTTTTTCCTAACCTCCCAccacaattaaaagaaaaaaaaaaaaacaaaccacccTGAAACAaagtttggttaaaaaaaaaatgaatccacACAGTGCCTATGTCTGAAAATGTACAACTGCACCCATCTTATCACTTGTCAGGAGATAA
The DNA window shown above is from Sminthopsis crassicaudata isolate SCR6 chromosome 2, ASM4859323v1, whole genome shotgun sequence and carries:
- the TOMM20L gene encoding TOMM20-like protein 1 isoform X2 codes for the protein MPCVRTLLCFLAALGACGAVAFIGYCVYFDKKRRGDPEFKRRLRDKRRAEQQKAKERCVQDRESLKNEKLQEFFLQEVQMGELWLSRGEHKMGVEHLTNAILVCGQPQKLLQVFKQTLPPMVFDMLMRKLPLICQVRVDFVLLLKTRWEIEILYSCSRTLRCIFSKIGLTILE
- the TIMM9 gene encoding mitochondrial import inner membrane translocase subunit Tim9 — translated: MAAQISETDQIKQFKEFLGTYNKLTETCFLDCVKDFTTREVKPEESTCSEHCLQKYLKMTQRISLRFQEYHIQQNEALAAKAGLLGQPR